A genomic segment from Actinoplanes sichuanensis encodes:
- a CDS encoding GGDEF domain-containing protein, with protein sequence MIGSGSIRHDPVLAVATAWTLLGTALLFILSGHSDTQVDVFWTFQVPLDVLLAYSSWRVFRIATGAIRRFWRLMTIAGILFTTGDTVQTLTSYWEQGQWSTAGGTFQSTCFGIGITLIVIGMLIHPHSGRSGKERLAFWLDSATVLVGGAVVAWCFAINNEDRETNLIGALFGAALVLTSAFAAVKMILSGNAPMHRNAAVPLILAAVVNAAGLFVAPEAEGSMPAYAYAIRFLPSLFIAVGPRVQEIIAQFDQYAFGSRRRKPYSLLPYGSILIVFSVMIIMLSQNENKDARLWGTVGGLGVIVSLVVARQLLAFHDNKTLIGQLDSTLHELREHETRLRRQALFDDLTGLANRTHFREEVDATLADAEPGSVSVLLIDLDGFKGVNDTLGHAAGDALLAGVAEKMRASVRAEDLPARLGGDEFAVLLRDCDARDAERTAQRILQAMTEPIMIDGAPVCANASIGVASSEEGDDLRTLLHAADTAMYAAKHDGKGTWMRYDHSMLAA encoded by the coding sequence GTGATCGGGAGCGGATCGATACGGCACGACCCGGTGCTCGCCGTGGCGACAGCGTGGACCCTTCTCGGGACCGCGCTGTTGTTCATCCTCAGCGGGCATTCGGACACTCAGGTCGATGTCTTCTGGACTTTCCAGGTGCCACTGGACGTGCTGCTCGCGTACTCCTCGTGGCGGGTCTTCCGGATCGCCACCGGCGCCATCCGCCGATTCTGGCGGCTCATGACCATCGCCGGCATCCTGTTCACGACCGGCGACACCGTACAGACCCTGACCTCCTACTGGGAGCAGGGCCAGTGGTCGACGGCCGGCGGCACGTTCCAGTCGACCTGCTTCGGGATCGGGATCACCCTCATCGTGATCGGGATGTTGATCCACCCGCATTCCGGGCGCAGCGGCAAGGAACGGCTCGCGTTCTGGCTCGACTCGGCCACCGTGCTGGTCGGCGGCGCCGTCGTGGCCTGGTGCTTCGCCATCAACAACGAGGACCGCGAGACCAACCTGATCGGTGCGCTGTTCGGCGCCGCCCTCGTGCTCACCTCGGCGTTCGCCGCGGTCAAGATGATCCTCAGCGGCAACGCGCCGATGCACCGCAACGCGGCCGTCCCGCTGATCCTCGCGGCCGTCGTCAACGCGGCCGGCCTGTTCGTCGCCCCCGAGGCGGAAGGATCAATGCCGGCCTACGCGTACGCCATCCGGTTCCTGCCGTCGCTGTTCATCGCCGTCGGCCCCCGGGTCCAGGAGATCATCGCGCAGTTCGACCAGTACGCGTTCGGCTCGCGGCGGCGCAAACCGTACAGCCTGCTGCCGTACGGCTCGATCCTGATCGTCTTCTCCGTCATGATCATCATGCTGTCGCAGAACGAGAACAAGGACGCCCGCCTGTGGGGCACCGTCGGCGGCCTCGGCGTCATCGTCAGCCTCGTGGTGGCCCGCCAACTGCTCGCCTTCCACGACAACAAGACCCTCATCGGCCAACTCGACAGCACGCTGCACGAGCTGCGGGAACACGAGACCAGGCTGCGGCGGCAGGCACTCTTCGACGACCTGACCGGGCTCGCCAACCGCACCCACTTCCGCGAGGAGGTCGACGCCACCCTCGCCGACGCCGAACCGGGCAGCGTGTCGGTGCTGCTCATCGACCTGGACGGATTCAAGGGTGTGAACGACACGCTCGGCCACGCGGCCGGCGACGCCCTGCTGGCCGGAGTCGCCGAGAAGATGCGCGCCTCGGTCCGCGCCGAGGACCTGCCGGCCCGGCTCGGCGGCGACGAGTTCGCCGTACTGCTGCGCGACTGCGACGCCCGCGACGCCGAACGCACCGCCCAGCGGATCCTGCAGGCGATGACCGAACCGATCATGATCGACGGCGCTCCGGTCTGCGCCAACGCCAGCATCGGCGTGGCCAGCTCGGAGGAGGGCGACGACCTGCGGACCCTGCTGCACGCCGCGGACACCGCGATGTACGCGGCCAAGCACGACGGCAAGGGCACCTGGATGCGCTACGACCACAGCATGCTGGCGGCCTGA
- the lexA gene encoding transcriptional repressor LexA, protein MSIDSGADSRPPLTARQLRILAVIEDWVRERGYPPTVREIGAAVGLVSPSSVSYQLGVLEKHGLIRRQPNNSRAVELCRPVPAEADPRVVRIPLLGAIAAGAPILAEEHVEDHLTVSAAMVGGGTLFALNVKGDSMIDAAICDGDVVVIRRQPVAENGEIVAAMIGDEATVKVFRRRDGHTELLPRNPAYQPIPADDAVILGKVVSVFRRL, encoded by the coding sequence ATGAGCATCGACAGCGGTGCAGATTCCCGTCCGCCTCTGACCGCCCGCCAGCTGCGCATCCTCGCGGTGATCGAGGATTGGGTGCGTGAGCGTGGCTATCCACCGACGGTTCGGGAGATCGGCGCGGCCGTCGGTCTGGTCTCGCCGTCGTCCGTTTCCTACCAGCTCGGCGTCCTGGAGAAACACGGCCTGATCCGGCGACAGCCCAACAACTCCCGGGCCGTCGAGCTGTGCCGACCGGTGCCGGCCGAGGCCGATCCACGGGTGGTGCGGATTCCGCTGCTCGGCGCCATCGCCGCCGGTGCGCCGATCCTGGCCGAGGAGCACGTCGAGGATCATCTGACGGTGTCGGCCGCGATGGTCGGCGGGGGCACGCTGTTCGCCCTCAACGTCAAGGGCGACTCGATGATCGACGCCGCGATCTGCGACGGCGACGTGGTGGTGATCCGCCGGCAGCCGGTCGCCGAGAACGGTGAGATCGTCGCCGCGATGATCGGCGACGAGGCGACCGTCAAGGTCTTCCGCCGGCGCGACGGCCACACCGAGCTGCTCCCGCGAAACCCGGCCTACCAGCCGATCCCAGCCGACGACGCGGTGATCCTCGGCAAGGTGGTGAGCGTCTTCCGCCGCCTCTGA
- a CDS encoding serine/threonine-protein kinase → MLSAGVVLHGRYQLTEPIAAGGMGEVWRAEDLLLHREIAVKVLLPALMSDRQFVARFRAEARMMAALRHPGIAPIHDYGENAAVGPYRFDYLVMEYIDGTPLSTRIQEAGRLDVADTMAVVAQVADALQAAHDAGIVHRDVKPNNLLLRPGGDVVLVDFGVARSDGMTGLTGTGAVIGTVHYMAPEQAEGRPVSAATDVYSLGAVAFTCLAGRPPYLGDTPLAVLAQLVHGQPAVLPSDVPAEAAALVSRAMAKDPAERFAGASDLAAAARTIAAPAPTSPSPSPSPSPSPSPSPSPSPSPSPSPSPSPSPDSVVGAARAVVNPGASAEIAAPAAGSGRWRIVTLAAALAVLLAGAGAWGGRLLDDGKPDAAQSPASMGREEPSATAGVSSSPRSVPSVTTARDHTPVEICNAYGSGYRVVDSRKLKTSRGVLKGVFHLLYSDVDGSHCAVTMEEKGQGKDVVASVAVHIESDMNLVNDDNGGTFAVMVSGKNGACVRWSAWVGPPRDEIFIASKADHCGP, encoded by the coding sequence ATGCTCTCCGCGGGAGTCGTGCTGCACGGCCGTTACCAGCTCACCGAGCCGATCGCCGCGGGCGGGATGGGTGAGGTGTGGCGGGCCGAGGACCTGCTGCTGCATCGGGAGATCGCGGTCAAGGTGCTGCTGCCGGCGTTGATGTCGGACCGGCAGTTCGTCGCCCGGTTCCGGGCCGAGGCACGGATGATGGCCGCGCTGAGGCATCCCGGCATCGCGCCCATCCACGACTACGGCGAGAACGCGGCGGTCGGGCCGTACCGGTTCGACTACCTGGTGATGGAGTACATCGACGGCACGCCCCTGTCGACGCGGATCCAGGAGGCCGGGCGGCTCGACGTGGCTGACACGATGGCCGTCGTCGCCCAGGTCGCGGACGCGTTGCAGGCCGCCCACGACGCCGGGATCGTGCACCGGGACGTCAAACCCAACAATCTGCTGCTGCGGCCCGGTGGCGACGTCGTGCTGGTCGACTTCGGGGTGGCCCGCTCGGACGGGATGACCGGGCTCACCGGCACCGGCGCGGTCATCGGAACGGTCCACTACATGGCGCCGGAACAGGCCGAGGGACGGCCGGTGTCGGCGGCGACCGACGTGTACTCGCTGGGTGCGGTCGCGTTCACGTGCCTGGCCGGGCGGCCGCCGTATCTCGGTGACACTCCGCTCGCGGTCCTGGCCCAACTGGTGCACGGGCAGCCGGCGGTGCTGCCGTCCGACGTACCCGCCGAAGCCGCCGCCCTGGTCTCGCGGGCGATGGCCAAGGACCCGGCCGAACGGTTCGCCGGCGCCTCGGATCTGGCCGCGGCCGCCCGAACGATCGCGGCTCCCGCCCCCACCTCGCCCTCGCCCTCGCCCTCGCCCTCGCCCTCGCCCTCGCCCTCGCCCTCGCCCTCGCCCTCGCCCTCGCCCTCGCCCTCGCCCTCGCCCTCGCCGGATTCTGTCGTCGGTGCCGCCCGGGCCGTGGTGAATCCGGGTGCGTCTGCCGAGATCGCCGCACCGGCGGCCGGGAGTGGACGTTGGAGGATCGTGACGCTTGCCGCGGCACTCGCGGTTCTGCTGGCCGGCGCCGGGGCCTGGGGCGGTCGGCTACTCGACGACGGCAAACCCGACGCCGCGCAGAGCCCGGCCTCGATGGGCAGGGAGGAACCGTCGGCCACGGCCGGCGTCTCCTCGTCTCCCCGGTCCGTCCCGAGCGTGACCACGGCGCGCGACCACACCCCGGTCGAGATCTGCAACGCCTACGGCAGTGGTTACCGGGTGGTCGATTCCCGGAAGCTGAAGACCTCCCGTGGCGTGCTGAAGGGTGTCTTCCACCTGCTCTACTCAGACGTCGACGGCTCGCACTGCGCGGTCACGATGGAGGAGAAAGGGCAGGGCAAGGACGTCGTGGCGTCGGTCGCCGTGCATATCGAGAGCGATATGAATCTCGTCAACGACGACAACGGCGG
- a CDS encoding serine hydrolase domain-containing protein, translated as MSEPVTRRALLLGAAGGAAVTAVGSPATAGSATGVPRVVRELEEKIRAGMAAYGIPGVAYGLRHRGRDYVGGFGVTNVSAPEPVDGDTLFRIASTTKTFTGTAIMRLVERGRLDLDRTVRGYLPGFRTADEAASRRVTLRQALNHSAGWLGDSFVDTGDGDDALERYVASMATLPQLTEPGRVFAYNNAAIGVAGRVLEVATGRVYEDALRSLVLDPLSLRQSAFTPQGVPGARVAVPHGFDLEGNVVAVPEALAIPRSLHSFGGLFSSARDQLRWARYHLGDGSPLLTRRSLRAMRWRPGPAGMLFVEVDGAGVTWMLRPTAEGPRVIQHGGDLGGQHSGFLFVPERDFALTVLTNSEGGPLLVSELFADDWALSRFAGLHNLPARPRLLSPAELAPYQGRYVVQQVGVDGVPVSVELDLVGVGGRLSVRLGGQEALVLPFYRRDRVLAWAPDGSDTYSRGDFVRDPDGSVGWFRFGGRLYRRHPLGTASALRGVPATIVPGTLPYPLSTTPA; from the coding sequence ATGAGCGAGCCGGTGACGCGAAGGGCCCTGTTGCTCGGTGCGGCGGGAGGGGCGGCCGTCACGGCCGTCGGATCCCCGGCCACCGCCGGATCCGCCACCGGAGTTCCACGGGTGGTGCGGGAGCTGGAGGAGAAGATCCGGGCCGGGATGGCCGCCTACGGGATTCCGGGCGTGGCCTACGGTCTGCGCCATCGGGGCCGCGACTATGTGGGCGGGTTCGGCGTCACGAACGTGTCCGCGCCGGAGCCGGTCGACGGCGACACCCTCTTCCGGATCGCGTCGACCACCAAGACCTTCACCGGTACGGCGATCATGCGCCTGGTCGAGCGGGGCCGGCTGGATCTGGACCGGACGGTGCGCGGCTACCTGCCCGGGTTCCGCACCGCCGACGAGGCGGCGTCCCGGCGGGTCACCCTGCGGCAGGCGCTGAACCACAGTGCGGGCTGGCTCGGTGACTCGTTCGTGGACACCGGTGACGGTGACGACGCCCTGGAGCGGTATGTGGCGTCGATGGCCACGTTGCCGCAGCTCACCGAGCCGGGGCGGGTGTTCGCCTACAACAACGCGGCGATCGGGGTGGCCGGGCGGGTCCTGGAGGTGGCGACCGGGCGGGTCTACGAGGACGCCCTGCGGTCACTGGTGCTCGACCCGTTGAGCCTGCGGCAGAGCGCGTTCACGCCTCAGGGTGTGCCGGGGGCGCGGGTGGCCGTACCCCATGGATTTGATCTTGAAGGGAATGTCGTGGCCGTGCCGGAGGCGCTGGCCATTCCGCGGAGCCTGCATTCCTTCGGTGGGTTGTTCTCCAGCGCGCGGGACCAGCTGCGGTGGGCCCGCTATCACCTCGGTGACGGCTCGCCGCTGCTGACGCGGCGGTCGTTGCGGGCGATGCGGTGGCGTCCGGGGCCGGCCGGGATGTTGTTCGTGGAGGTCGACGGGGCCGGGGTGACCTGGATGCTGCGGCCCACCGCGGAGGGGCCGCGGGTCATTCAGCACGGTGGTGACCTGGGCGGGCAGCACTCCGGGTTCCTGTTCGTGCCGGAGCGGGATTTCGCGCTGACCGTGCTGACCAACTCGGAGGGCGGCCCGCTGCTGGTGTCCGAGCTGTTCGCCGACGACTGGGCGCTGAGCCGGTTCGCCGGTCTGCACAATCTGCCGGCCCGGCCACGTCTGCTGTCTCCGGCCGAGCTGGCGCCCTACCAGGGGCGTTACGTCGTTCAACAGGTCGGCGTGGACGGCGTGCCGGTGTCGGTCGAGCTGGACCTGGTCGGTGTCGGTGGGCGACTGAGCGTGCGGCTCGGCGGGCAGGAGGCGCTGGTGCTGCCGTTCTACCGGCGCGACCGGGTGCTGGCATGGGCGCCGGACGGGTCGGACACGTACAGCCGGGGTGATTTCGTGCGCGACCCGGACGGCTCGGTGGGCTGGTTCCGGTTCGGCGGGCGGCTCTACCGGCGTCACCCGCTCGGGACAGCGTCGGCGCTGCGCGGCGTCCCGGCCACGATCGTGCCCGGGACGCTGCCGTACCCGCTGTCTACGACACCAGCTTGA
- a CDS encoding replication initiation protein codes for MSFSFRHGDVAVHITVDPADGPSAYRPPGGSSGGETILYPPAHADLVLPVNDPGDVELHYRAGLGSWRSGPGDGEFSRYAGIPYGLLGRHLVMFLCTEAFRCRTRTITLHPHRVYAFLAALGSLSEQSVRGGWFTELEGQFQRILRHGWVAEQPGSTGALVAGRGRPGHGLLDSTSDRPPVVTLDAEFAKSALRWIPLDGDVVRVLGRHSCTALDVYAWLTYIGTYLDEARHFTWESVHARFFASTGSAAARTTSSAASAARSSAVSVGASPAASVAVSAGASPAVSVGGDPAAFRPVFETCLEEIRKVTAIPPVTVDASGVEIHRT; via the coding sequence GTGAGTTTCTCGTTCCGGCACGGCGACGTCGCCGTGCACATCACCGTCGACCCGGCGGACGGCCCGAGCGCCTACCGCCCACCGGGCGGCTCATCCGGTGGCGAGACGATCCTCTACCCGCCGGCCCACGCCGATCTGGTCCTGCCGGTCAACGATCCCGGCGACGTCGAACTCCACTACCGGGCCGGGCTCGGCAGCTGGCGCTCCGGCCCCGGCGACGGCGAGTTCAGCCGGTACGCGGGCATCCCGTACGGCCTGCTCGGTCGCCACCTGGTGATGTTCCTGTGCACCGAGGCGTTCCGCTGCCGCACCCGCACGATCACCCTGCACCCGCACCGGGTCTACGCATTCCTGGCCGCGCTCGGCTCCCTCTCCGAACAGTCGGTGCGCGGCGGCTGGTTCACCGAACTCGAAGGCCAGTTTCAGCGCATCCTCCGGCACGGCTGGGTCGCCGAACAGCCGGGCAGCACCGGAGCCCTCGTCGCCGGCCGCGGTCGACCCGGCCACGGCCTGCTCGACTCCACCTCGGACCGGCCGCCGGTGGTCACCCTGGACGCCGAGTTCGCCAAGTCGGCGCTGCGCTGGATCCCGCTCGACGGGGACGTGGTCCGGGTCCTCGGGCGGCATTCGTGCACGGCGCTCGATGTCTATGCCTGGCTCACCTACATCGGCACCTACCTCGACGAAGCCCGACATTTCACCTGGGAGTCCGTACACGCCAGGTTCTTCGCCTCGACCGGGTCGGCCGCCGCACGCACCACCTCATCCGCCGCCTCGGCCGCCAGGTCATCCGCCGTTTCGGTCGGCGCCTCACCCGCCGCCTCAGTCGCCGTCTCGGCCGGCGCCTCACCCGCCGTCTCGGTCGGCGGGGATCCGGCGGCCTTCCGGCCGGTTTTCGAGACCTGCCTCGAGGAGATCCGCAAGGTCACCGCGATCCCGCCGGTCACCGTGGACGCCTCCGGCGTCGAGATCCACCGCACTTGA
- a CDS encoding putative bifunctional diguanylate cyclase/phosphodiesterase, producing MTVALAVVLLALAGFVLQAMFSTTRATEQQSDALIVDMKFTEARIAVAMQEVNLRHYQVEPSVAVRARFDQVAAEAERNLAEIAQSSDEQTRDDAKRLLAGQIAYRELAEDLIAKVADSDPDFMAFDRLQVTPAFYTLQNDVDDVSRAYHDYAQQQVIALGKRQGRLLVGTAMGFGVGLTLVAMIMRMVLGYQRRLVAQAADSRHQALHDSLTGLPNRALFQRDLQKALARDGQSALMIIDLDGFKAVNDTIGHHAGDQVLIESGRRLAAHIQSPAVVARLGGDEFAVLLPGVTGLAEATTLADRLVAELNRDFVLDDGPAAISGSLGIALSPAAGSGDADELFRHADAAMYRAKRHGGGVVVYDPGADVDQHDDRMQLFADLRVLVETGDPQGRLQMYYQPQVRLRDARVTGVEALVRWHHPVRGLVMPETLLPVADRGGLAAGLTYHLLALVARQAAGWLAGGWRGRVSFNVSTAALGDERFAENVLATIQAAGLPPEMLRLELTETGIMADSGAALETLRRISASGVTVSVDDFGTGFSSLVQLRDVPADELKIDRIFLSNLTPGTPDEVMVRSSIDLGHNLGLEVVAEGVEDLAILAHLARMTCDYAQGHALAPAVPVGDLPGACWTAETTAAAALGYAASSPAR from the coding sequence ATGACGGTGGCGCTGGCCGTCGTGCTGCTGGCCCTCGCCGGTTTCGTGCTCCAGGCCATGTTCAGCACCACGCGCGCGACCGAGCAGCAGAGCGACGCCCTGATCGTGGACATGAAGTTCACCGAGGCCCGGATCGCCGTCGCGATGCAGGAGGTGAACCTGCGCCACTACCAGGTCGAGCCGTCGGTGGCGGTACGCGCACGGTTCGACCAGGTCGCGGCCGAGGCCGAACGGAACCTCGCCGAGATCGCCCAGTCCTCCGACGAGCAGACCCGGGACGACGCGAAGCGCCTGCTGGCCGGGCAGATCGCGTACCGGGAACTGGCCGAGGACCTGATCGCGAAGGTGGCCGACAGCGACCCGGACTTCATGGCGTTCGACCGGCTCCAGGTGACTCCGGCCTTCTACACACTCCAGAACGACGTGGACGACGTGTCCCGGGCCTACCACGACTACGCCCAGCAGCAGGTGATCGCGCTCGGCAAGCGGCAGGGCCGGCTGCTGGTCGGCACCGCGATGGGCTTCGGTGTCGGCCTCACGCTGGTCGCGATGATCATGCGGATGGTGCTCGGCTACCAGCGGCGGCTCGTCGCCCAGGCCGCCGACAGCCGCCATCAGGCACTGCACGATTCACTGACCGGCCTGCCGAACCGGGCGCTGTTCCAGCGCGACCTGCAGAAGGCGCTGGCCCGGGACGGTCAGTCCGCCCTCATGATCATCGACCTGGACGGGTTCAAGGCGGTCAACGACACGATCGGCCACCACGCCGGCGATCAGGTGCTGATCGAGTCCGGGCGGCGGCTGGCCGCACACATCCAATCCCCCGCCGTGGTGGCCCGGCTCGGCGGTGACGAGTTCGCGGTGCTGCTGCCCGGCGTGACCGGCCTGGCCGAGGCGACCACCCTGGCCGACCGGCTGGTCGCCGAGCTCAACCGGGACTTCGTGCTCGACGACGGACCGGCCGCGATCAGCGGCAGCCTGGGAATCGCGCTGAGCCCGGCCGCCGGATCCGGTGACGCCGACGAGTTGTTCCGGCACGCCGACGCCGCCATGTACCGGGCGAAACGGCACGGCGGCGGGGTCGTCGTCTACGACCCGGGTGCCGACGTCGACCAGCACGACGACCGGATGCAACTCTTCGCCGACCTGCGGGTGTTGGTGGAGACCGGCGACCCGCAGGGCCGGCTCCAGATGTACTACCAGCCGCAGGTCCGCCTGCGCGACGCCCGGGTCACCGGGGTGGAGGCGCTGGTCCGCTGGCACCATCCGGTCCGCGGCCTGGTCATGCCGGAAACCCTGCTGCCGGTCGCCGACCGTGGAGGCCTGGCCGCCGGGCTCACCTACCACCTGCTGGCGTTGGTCGCGCGGCAGGCCGCGGGCTGGCTGGCCGGTGGCTGGCGAGGGCGGGTGTCGTTCAACGTGTCGACGGCGGCGCTGGGCGACGAGCGGTTCGCCGAGAACGTGCTCGCCACGATCCAGGCGGCCGGGCTGCCGCCGGAGATGCTGCGGCTGGAGCTGACCGAGACCGGCATCATGGCCGACTCCGGGGCCGCGCTGGAGACGCTGCGCCGGATCAGCGCGAGCGGCGTGACCGTGTCGGTCGACGACTTCGGCACCGGCTTCAGCTCGCTCGTGCAGTTGCGGGACGTACCCGCTGACGAGCTGAAGATCGACCGGATCTTCCTTAGCAACCTGACCCCCGGCACCCCGGACGAGGTGATGGTCCGCAGCTCGATCGACCTGGGGCACAACCTCGGCCTCGAAGTGGTCGCCGAAGGCGTCGAGGACCTGGCGATCCTGGCCCATCTGGCCAGAATGACCTGCGACTACGCCCAGGGGCACGCGCTGGCGCCGGCGGTTCCGGTCGGCGACCTGCCGGGCGCCTGCTGGACCGCCGAGACGACGGCCGCGGCGGCGCTCGGTTACGCGGCGTCCTCGCCGGCCCGCTGA
- a CDS encoding branched-chain amino acid ABC transporter substrate-binding protein, translating into MSRPASAAVLTALLLLAGLSGCGGEDATPQTGGGSSAAAGEPIRLGSLAPISGRNSSSGEAMVNAAKLAVAEVNAAGGVLGRQVELVAEDDACDPGTAVTAAQTVVKKDVAAFVGGYCSSAMVPTLKIFHDAGVPMIIALANSTDLLDPGYNSLFLICGTVTAEAEFAVDWMEKLDGTRLSVVHDGTSFPITLADSTAAYARKTGKLKVAGELKLSQGAADYRRTALSIIGSKADIVYYTGYYGEANQLIKDLRGAGFTGKIVVGDGATDGPLLENLTAAESRDVYGTAMLVPEFMPELKGWSERYKAAYGIDPGPSTAESYDAVMVAVEAIKRAGNVDREAIRTALGDTDYSGLSGPMTFNDDGTRKTPKFLLLKADGKELKLVS; encoded by the coding sequence GTGTCACGCCCCGCAAGTGCCGCCGTCCTGACCGCTCTCCTGCTGCTGGCCGGCCTGTCCGGCTGCGGCGGAGAGGACGCCACACCGCAGACCGGCGGAGGTTCCTCGGCCGCAGCCGGCGAACCCATCCGGCTCGGCAGCCTCGCGCCCATCAGCGGCCGCAACAGTTCCTCCGGCGAGGCGATGGTCAACGCCGCGAAACTGGCGGTGGCCGAGGTCAACGCGGCCGGCGGGGTGCTCGGCCGGCAGGTCGAACTGGTGGCCGAGGACGACGCCTGTGACCCCGGAACCGCCGTCACCGCCGCCCAGACCGTGGTCAAGAAGGATGTGGCGGCCTTTGTCGGTGGCTACTGCAGCAGTGCCATGGTGCCCACCCTGAAGATCTTCCACGACGCCGGCGTCCCGATGATCATCGCGCTGGCCAACTCCACCGACCTGCTGGATCCCGGCTACAACAGCCTGTTCCTGATCTGCGGCACGGTCACCGCCGAGGCCGAGTTCGCGGTCGACTGGATGGAGAAGCTCGACGGCACGAGACTGTCGGTGGTCCACGACGGCACCAGCTTCCCGATCACCCTGGCCGACTCCACCGCCGCGTACGCCCGCAAGACCGGCAAGCTGAAGGTGGCCGGCGAGCTCAAGCTGAGTCAGGGTGCCGCCGACTACCGGCGCACCGCCCTGTCGATCATCGGCAGCAAGGCCGACATCGTCTACTACACCGGCTACTACGGCGAGGCCAACCAGCTGATCAAGGACCTGCGCGGCGCGGGCTTCACCGGCAAGATCGTTGTCGGTGACGGCGCCACCGACGGGCCGCTGCTGGAGAACCTGACCGCGGCCGAGAGCCGCGACGTGTACGGCACCGCGATGCTCGTGCCCGAGTTCATGCCCGAGCTGAAGGGCTGGTCGGAACGGTACAAGGCGGCCTACGGCATCGACCCCGGCCCGTCGACCGCCGAGTCCTACGACGCCGTGATGGTGGCGGTGGAGGCGATCAAACGGGCCGGGAACGTCGACCGCGAGGCGATCCGCACCGCGCTCGGCGACACCGACTACTCCGGGCTGTCCGGCCCGATGACCTTCAACGACGACGGCACCCGCAAGACCCCGAAGTTCCTGCTGCTCAAGGCCGACGGCAAGGAACTCAAGCTGGTGTCGTAG